The genomic interval caggctaagggttaatcggATCCAATTCGAATACTATgtaaaaccggtttcaattttgcaaaaccactaatcgctctcaaacaataaacatcacgaattgtactttatctttatatttctttGACCATCACATACTATATgatagacccgcagtatatttccgctaaaacgcatcaacttgaacaaaattaaaaatagtcTTAGATTTGCCTGTCATGATATATCTAAAACAATGAactaaaatatgacttattaattatcacactgcttgtAAACGATAAAGTCTGTAAGTTTCTGATGAAGTCATCTGCTGAACGTACCTAGATATGGTCGTCAGgaaagacaagagctgtccgtaagacagccaatgctcgactattcgaaatattgtcccagaagcaggaaaatgttaccctaaatgtaaaaatatctatagagtttcagtCCAGTATCTGCACATATgaaattttaattcaatatctgcatttgttctgcagatgtgacttgcatgcaaaactttaaccagaattcaGATTTGCCAAATATacaatgtcaaagttatgggatttgacccattgaggttggttattgatctagaaaaataaaagataagtttcaagtctatatgccttttagtaatagctgtacgtacttgcacgcaaaactttaaccaggatttttcaagtccaaaagggggcataatttggcaaaaatgcaggtcagagttatgggacttgatgctatcaactaattttataaccTCAAAGACACAAGTGATGTTTCAATTCAGTATTCTGCATTAGTTTTtagagtaacttgcatgtaaaactttaatcaggattttctgtcaaaaagcgggcataatttgcccaaaatacatgtcagagttatgagacttgatctagtgaggttggtaatcgatctagaaaaagaaaaaataagtttccagCCTATATGCCATTAAgtattagctgtatgtacttgcacgcaaaactttaactaggattaTAGGCCTTGATGCTATCAACCAGTTTTATAACCCCCAAGACACAtgtgatttttcaataaaatatctgcattagttttggaggtactaacttgcatgtaaaactttaaccaggattttctaagtcaaaaagggggcataatttgctcaaaatacaagtctgagttatggaacttgacccaatgaggttggtaattgatctagaaaaagaaaaaataagtttcaagtctacatgccttttagtaatacctgaagctgtatgtacttgcacgcaaaagtccaaaaggaggcataattttgccaaaatgcaggtcagagttataggacttgatgctatcaactagttttataacccagaagacacatgtgaagtttcaataaaatatctgcattagttttggagatagtaacatgcatgtaaaactttaaccaggattttctaagtgaaaaggggcaaaatttgctcaaaatacatgtcagagttatggaacttgacccagtgaggttggtaattgatctagaaaaagaaaaaataagtttcaagtctatatgcatgcttttagtaatagctgtatgtacttatacgcaaaattttaaccagaattttctaagtccaaaaaggggcataatttggccaaaatgcaggtcagagttatgggacttgatgctatcaaccagttttataaccccgaagacacgtgaagtttcaattcaatatctacattagttttggagatagtaacttgcatgttaaactttaaccaggattttctaagtccaaaaggaggcataatttgcacaaaatacatgtccgagttatggaacttgacccagtgaggttggtaattgacctagaaaaagaaaaaataagtttcaaagctatatgcctttaaatgacagctgtatgtacttgcatgcaaaactttaaccaaggtgtgatgccaacgCCGATggcagggtgagtagaatagctagactaacAGCATTTTAAATATGGCGGCTGATTAACCGGTttgattcgatttcatacaaatgattaaccgatttcaaaatttaaaaatcgtcccagccctattATACACCAAACTGTATTCAGAGGAATATGGTGCAgctattaacaagagctgtccataaaacAGTGGGCTTGACTTTTCTCTGTGCTTCATGacttctgaattagagctttgccagtaaaagctttataaaactttaaccaaaaaattctaaattaaaaaggtgcctaagtcaaaattcaaatcagagttatggggattgtttctcctggtgtagactttgatagtaaataactattttaagtttcaagtcaaaagcattagtagtaacagagatatttgactttatcaaaaatttcaccAATGGCTACAGATAACTTGAAAGTTTTATAACATCCGTTCACAAATAACTGCAAAAATTAAAGTTTTGGCCTCAAAAATGgcttaaaattaaaacataaatagcCCAATGAAATCaggtgttttttgttgttgttttttttgtgacaaTAAATTCACAAcatatcaagatattttgaaaatttactaCCTATGAAGTTCTTTAGAATAATGTATACagtttatatcataaatttatattgttttaaattaattatcatgctggacatgactgattctgcctttgcgaccagtgtagatcatgatcagcctacacatacatgcagtctgattatgatctgcactgttcgctattcagtcagtatcttttttgtaagcaccccttttaacagttaatggtactgtccaaattaaataatggacaagttcattatagaaatttagctgggtaagggttaaagaggAATCAGGGAAAAACAGTGTTACATAActggtggatcaaacagtaattTTTTAATGCTTTGTTTGTTGAATACTCATCTCCATTCATTATCACTATGGATCTAAAGATGCCTGGCAATTAGCGACTGGTTTCACTCCGTATCTGAGATACACCTGCTAGTCCCgttcaatatttaatttaaacgtCACAGTAATAAACACAGATAAAgaataaaaagttatttcataaCGATTATCAATCAGCTATTGGAtgtaatattatgtttaaattcaACTCTTCTGGGCAATTAGATAACGTAACTGATGGTTATTACCCGCAGTGCAAAACTGAGATTTTGTAACAACCTGTGaaaattatgtcagaatattAACAAACTTTTAACAGAGTAACATGGAAGTTAAgctgaatatatttttaatggCGATGGCAGTAATTTTGTGTTATTCCGCAGGAGGTAACAGATACCCGTATCTATGTAACTTGTTTGATATGGAGGATTACTATAAACAATCTAATGTCTCTAATCCATTAGATAGGCAGATTCTTATAGGAATAATGGATGTAACAGAATGCTGGATAAACATGGCAGAATTGTACACCGGTTTTATCCTGACGCCAAAAGTGAAAAAATTACAGACAATAAAGGAGAGAGTGATGATTTCTCTCACATTTAGTTGTCACTCTTCAATTACAGTTCATTTCAATAACTTCAGCATCAcggataattataaaaaagttgACCTTGATTTAGAACTGggattttcaaaatgttccatAATAATAAACGAAGTGaacatttttctcaaaattggaaCAATTCTTATGCTGCGcaatatcaaaaatgttatcaaaacagAGTCGGAAACAAACTGCTTATTTGCCGTCAACTTGCAAGCAATTCATCTTGAAGCAAATTGTGACCAGAATTACGAACTGAATTGTTTATTCTGGGAATCGTGCATGCAGATTTTTCCAAATATGGCCGTGCTTACTATCATTGGATGTGAATAcaactattatcaaataaatacaaGCTCTTTACGAGAGAAGTTTCCAAATCTGGACAGTCTCGTCTTAAACTTTGCAAGAGTTGACCACCCATTAATCTTTCCTTGGATGAAATCACAAATTATACACAACGAAAACATAGACAACATTTTGAAAGCCTATTTTGacttatataaagacatatatttttacagtatGTTTCCGAAAAATTCGATTTTATTCATTCACTGCCAAGTGAAATTTAAATCATTGGTTTTAAAAGGAGAAGTGGACATGTTAGCATTAACAGAGATGGGCCTGAGCTACTTAGAACCCAGCTTATTACTCAATGTAACCTTGACACAGACTCTCAACCTGGCTAAAAATAAATTAGAAACAATTCATGAAGACTTGCTCAAAAATCAAGATAAGTTGCTACGTATTTATCTTCAGGACAACAAACTTACAAAAATCTCAAACAAAATGTTTGCAGGTCTGAAAAAACTGAGATATATAAATTTAGGCAACAATAATATTAGAGTTATAGAAGATGATCCTTTCAAATCACTTTATCATCTAAAGGACATACTTCTACAGAATAATTCTATAGCACAATTTCCGAGGGACATGTTTCGAGATCAGACTGGTTCTTTGGAATTTCTGGAAATTAATTCAAACCCCAGAATTACTGATATCCCACTCTGGCCTATTTACTCAACGTATTTATACGATATGGACATAAGGGATGCAAATATCACCGGGGACAGCATTGTAAGGCTGCTCAATCATTTGAATAAACTGGATGTTAATGAAAAACTAGTTGATGGCGGAATGGACCCACCATTTTTGCCATTAGGTAACACAGGATCAATTGACCTtagtttcaacaaaatcaaaaccaTTCCATCTGACAATATGACTGGTTCCATGATGTTAAAACTCAAATACTTATTCATAAATTATAATATTGGTGTTGACGGGAATCCATTCACATGTAACTGTGACACCTCAGTGATTCAAGAAGTAGTCAGTGATAAAAATGAAGTAGTATCTATGGAAGACGAATTGGCAAGCTGGTTATGTGTAAATCCTCCCGAATTCCGTGGTCGGCCTATGTGGACAATTGCCGAAACTGAGAAATACTGCCCTATAAATGCCAAACATTGTCCAAATTTATGCTCATGCTTTAAAAGGAGTGGTCAAGAAACAATTATTGTAGACTGTCATGATGTTGTACTGAAACATATGCCAAAGCAGTTGCCAAATTTTCAACTTGAACTGTGGTTTCAGAATTCAAGCATTTCCGAAATAGGTCCATTACCTTACTTAGAAAATGTGACTGTATTGAATTTGGCTGAAAACAAATTGGGAAATATTGAACCAATGGTTATCAACCAACTGAGGTTTCTTAAAGTGTTGCATCTCCACTCAAATCATCTCACGTCCATTCCATTTCAAGTGACATCACTGAAACTGTCGAAACTGACGCTTTCCGACAACCCATTCATTTGTGACTGCACAACTGGCTGGATGAAACAGTGGCTTCTAGATGATGAAAAACTTGTGCCAGACTGGACATACATAAAATGCCTCAATAACTATGACAATTTACAGCAACTTATTGCTGTTCCAGATTCTGAATTTGTCTGCAAGGAAGACAACTCTTTCAGTGTTACAGAACATGTATTTCTTCCAGCCATGGTAATCGGATCCATTTTATTTGTGCTGGTGGTACtgactttaataatttattttcaaagatttaatcTTAAGGTTCtattgtttattcattttaatcttcATCCATTTGACAAACAGTCTGACAGAAAGAAAGATTATGTCTATGATGCTGTTACAGTTTGCAGTCACGGTGACATTGAACAAACGGTCAAAATTGTAAATCATCTCATTGAAAAAGGGTATAAAATAGCTGACATGTACAGAAATTCTTATATCGGGTACACCTACATAGAGAATGTTGAAAAGTTAATAAACTGCTCAAATAAAGTGATTCTCGTACTGACCCAGTCtgctataaatgataaaattatccAAGCTGCCTGGAATATCGCTTACGACAAAGCAATGACTACATCAATGACCAGCTT from Mercenaria mercenaria strain notata chromosome 2, MADL_Memer_1, whole genome shotgun sequence carries:
- the LOC123561925 gene encoding protein toll-like; amino-acid sequence: MEVKLNIFLMAMAVILCYSAGGNRYPYLCNLFDMEDYYKQSNVSNPLDRQILIGIMDVTECWINMAELYTGFILTPKVKKLQTIKERVMISLTFSCHSSITVHFNNFSITDNYKKVDLDLELGFSKCSIIINEVNIFLKIGTILMLRNIKNVIKTESETNCLFAVNLQAIHLEANCDQNYELNCLFWESCMQIFPNMAVLTIIGCEYNYYQINTSSLREKFPNLDSLVLNFARVDHPLIFPWMKSQIIHNENIDNILKAYFDLYKDIYFYSMFPKNSILFIHCQVKFKSLVLKGEVDMLALTEMGLSYLEPSLLLNVTLTQTLNLAKNKLETIHEDLLKNQDKLLRIYLQDNKLTKISNKMFAGLKKLRYINLGNNNIRVIEDDPFKSLYHLKDILLQNNSIAQFPRDMFRDQTGSLEFLEINSNPRITDIPLWPIYSTYLYDMDIRDANITGDSIVRLLNHLNKLDVNEKLVDGGMDPPFLPLGNTGSIDLSFNKIKTIPSDNMTGSMMLKLKYLFINYNIGVDGNPFTCNCDTSVIQEVVSDKNEVVSMEDELASWLCVNPPEFRGRPMWTIAETEKYCPINAKHCPNLCSCFKRSGQETIIVDCHDVVLKHMPKQLPNFQLELWFQNSSISEIGPLPYLENVTVLNLAENKLGNIEPMVINQLRFLKVLHLHSNHLTSIPFQVTSLKLSKLTLSDNPFICDCTTGWMKQWLLDDEKLVPDWTYIKCLNNYDNLQQLIAVPDSEFVCKEDNSFSVTEHVFLPAMVIGSILFVLVVLTLIIYFQRFNLKVLLFIHFNLHPFDKQSDRKKDYVYDAVTVCSHGDIEQTVKIVNHLIEKGYKIADMYRNSYIGYTYIENVEKLINCSNKVILVLTQSAINDKIIQAAWNIAYDKAMTTSMTSLILVTDRVIKKQQKDVDINLLQFLKSNSSLDRESKFLKEKIEYLMPKIKFAENRDIEMEQRGNDLRVESNAHEDTGNRIPISYPDEYHFYVKNEIIPFLAANNICAKILDMEFTPGADIRDELPMIFDTSRHMMFIFSEESLADEVRIYILSQALTKTQLEDHNFLLLCTSGKICLEHMTNDLSKYVENYVTISVNDPKFKERILESITHNSEVKRNEQNYLENDPLLPYHR